CGGAAATTACCAGCATTGTAAACGACAATCCCATTGCCGTATAAACGCCAGTAAAGATACTTGGCAACGCTCCGGGAAGGACGATTTTGCGGATAATCTGCCACTCACTAAATCCTAAGGTCTTTGCTGATTCGAAGTATTCCTTGCTAATCCCTTGAACGCCACCAATCGTCATGAAGGCCACTGGAAACCAAACCGAGAAGGCAATCAAGAAGACTTCGGCCATGTAACTAGTCGGAAAGATGACCATCGTCAGCGGCATCCATGCAGCCGCAGGGATAATCCCGATGACCTTCAAGTAGGGGAATGCCCAGTAGTTAAACTCACGATAGCGTCCCATGCCCAAACCAAGTAAGATTCCAAGAATGGTCCCAATCACAAAACTAATCAACCAAAGCGCTAATGATGACAACGTCGAAGCCCAGAGCAAGCCGGCATTTTCGCGCATCTGGTCCAAGATTTGTGCAAAGCTCACGAAGAAAGGCTGTTCTAGAACGGCAAACTTTTCGGTCAGAAGATCCTGCACGATCAGCAAGCCAACTAACGAAACGTTCAACTGGGCAAAATGTCCATTATACCAGCGAATTCGACCATTTGTAACTGCGCCAATCAGCGTAACAATCAATAAATAAGCAAAGTACCCACCTAAAAACCAATGATACGTCTGATTATTAACGGTTTCCTGTGATACAACCAATTGGTTTTCAAAATACGCAATTGCTAATACGACTAAACTAACAATGTTCCAGGTCAAGTGCCAGGGCTTCCAATAACGGCCAGTTGTCTTAGCTGCCTGCACAGCTTTTTTTCGACTCAATTGGACTGCTGTTATTTGCATACTATTCTACCTCCTTGAACTTAGTTCTTAGATAAATCTGGATACCAATAAGCTTGCTTCAACAATTGCTTGTTATTCGTATTCTTCTTCAAATATCCTGCTTGCTTCAATTGCTTGATATAATAACTTAAATCTTCTTTACCTGTCTTAAGATTTAGTTCAAAATGTTCATCTTTCAAGATCTGGGTCACATTCTTCACATTGATAAACTTCGTCTTGGAGACATACCCCTTATTTAATTCAATCTTTGCTGTCTCTTCAGGATGGTTATTGATCCAAGCAGCGGCTTGTTTGTATGAACGGACAATGGCCTTAGCCTTCGCTGGATTCTCTTTGACTAACTTGCTCGAAACGTACAAGTAACAGCAAGCACCCTTTGATTTCATTCCCATTGCAGCCATCTTAGCATTGCCACTATTGTTATTATTATCAATAATGGTCTTAAACCCAGATTCCTTTTGTGCTTGGTAAGCATACGGATCGACCGTCCCAATTGCATCGACCTGCCCCTTTTCAGCCGCCTTTGCCAATAGATCAGTGCTGTAAACCTTCCACGTTACTCCCGTCTTCGGATCAATACCCGCATGTTGAAGTGCAATGGACGTCACGTATTGTGGTGTTGAACCCTGAGCCGGAATCCCAATCGTCTTGCCTTTTAAGTCCTTAACACTCTTAATGCTTGAGTTTTTCGGAACCAGCAACTTGATACAGCCTTGGTGGATTCCACCAACAGCTTTGATTTGCGCCCCGTTTTGAATCGCAGGTAAGTATTGAAAATCACCATTTTGCGCGTCATATTTGCCACTCGCAAAACCCGCTTCTAGGTCACTGATATCCCGCGGGTTCGCTACTAGTTTGGCCTTGATACCATTTTTCTTAAAGAACCCCTTCTCATACGCGATATAATTTGGCGCATTACAAATAGAACCGTCCTTAGCTGGTATCGTTACTTCACCATACTTATAGGTTTTAGATGTATCCTTACTACTAGCACTGCTACTGCCGCAGCCAGCTAATACTGTTCCCAGTGCAATAAAACTTAATAACCCAAAAATAATTTCCTTTTTTCGCATACGCGAAGCCTCCCCAAAAATATATAATAAAAAATCGCCCCACTGTCGTTATGACAGAAGGACGATGACTCGTGTTACCACCTTTAATTCGACTATTTTTCGCAAAATAGTC
This Lactiplantibacillus plantarum DNA region includes the following protein-coding sequences:
- a CDS encoding ABC transporter permease, which produces MQITAVQLSRKKAVQAAKTTGRYWKPWHLTWNIVSLVVLAIAYFENQLVVSQETVNNQTYHWFLGGYFAYLLIVTLIGAVTNGRIRWYNGHFAQLNVSLVGLLIVQDLLTEKFAVLEQPFFVSFAQILDQMRENAGLLWASTLSSLALWLISFVIGTILGILLGLGMGRYREFNYWAFPYLKVIGIIPAAAWMPLTMVIFPTSYMAEVFLIAFSVWFPVAFMTIGGVQGISKEYFESAKTLGFSEWQIIRKIVLPGALPSIFTGVYTAMGLSFTMLVISEMIGAKVGLGWFINWAKGTGNYTQVYAAIVIMAILFSVLFAVFTKVQDYCLRWRDGAH
- a CDS encoding ABC transporter substrate-binding protein produces the protein MRKKEIIFGLLSFIALGTVLAGCGSSSASSKDTSKTYKYGEVTIPAKDGSICNAPNYIAYEKGFFKKNGIKAKLVANPRDISDLEAGFASGKYDAQNGDFQYLPAIQNGAQIKAVGGIHQGCIKLLVPKNSSIKSVKDLKGKTIGIPAQGSTPQYVTSIALQHAGIDPKTGVTWKVYSTDLLAKAAEKGQVDAIGTVDPYAYQAQKESGFKTIIDNNNNSGNAKMAAMGMKSKGACCYLYVSSKLVKENPAKAKAIVRSYKQAAAWINNHPEETAKIELNKGYVSKTKFINVKNVTQILKDEHFELNLKTGKEDLSYYIKQLKQAGYLKKNTNNKQLLKQAYWYPDLSKN